The DNA window ATATCACTTTGGAAGAATTAAAGCAGagtgtttgggattgtgatgGGAGCAAGAGTCCGGGTCCAGatggtttcaatttcaaattctacAGTCTTGCTTGGAATTTCATTGCAGATGATCTGTTAGACCTGGCCAAGAATTTCTTCAAAACAGGTAGGCTTCCAAAAGGAGTCAATCATGCTTATGTTCATCTAATTCCAAAGATAGCTTCCCTAGTTGGCTTCAAAGACTTCAGGCCTCTTAGTTTGATTCATGGCATTTACAAGATAATGGCTAAGGTTCTTTCTAGCCGTCTGAAAGCGGTTATGCATGACCTTATCAGTGAGAATCAAACAGCTTTCTTGGCAGGGAGGAAAATAATTGATGGGTTTTTGGTTGCCAATGAAGCAGTTCATTCCTTGAAAAGACACAGAGTGCCGAGCCTTATCTTTAAGGTGGATTTTCACAAAGCTTTCGATAGTGTGCAGTGGGATTATTTAGAGCAGGTTATGAGGCATATGggttttggtgaaaaatggaTTAATTGGATCAACACTTGCATCTCCACCGCAAAATTATCAGTGCTGATTAATGGATCTCCTTCTAAGGAATTCTTGATGGGCCGTGGGATTCGCCAAGGTGACCCCCTTTCTCCATTCCTTTTTCTAATAGCAGCAGAGGGATTATCTGTTTTGTTTCAAAGAGCAGCTTCAAATGATCTTTTCAAATGTATCCCTTTTGGAGATAGCTTTTGCCTCAGTCACCTACAATATGCAGACGACACTTTAATCTTCGTGCCTGCTAATCTTCATATGGTCAAAACAGTTAAAAGGATCCTGTTGTGGTTCGCTATTTGTTCAGGTTTGCACATTAACTTCCATAAAAGCTCTTTAATTGGCATAAATGTTGGGGAAGATACTTGTGCTAGTATGACATATTCAGTCTTTTGCAGATTTGATTTCTTGCCTTGCTCTTATCTAGGCATGCCTTTAGGATCCAATCCTAAAAGATTGTCTACATGGAAGCCTATTATTGAGAATTTCAGACGAAAGTTGAGCATGTGGAGAGGTCGTATGCTTAGTATGGCAGGACGTATCTGCCTAATCAAAAGTGTCTTGAGTTCATTGCCAGTATATTAtatgtcttcttttcttatgcCGAAAGGTGTCTGTAATTTACTAACATCTATTCAACGAAGATTCTTGTGGTCTGGAGtggcaaagcaaaaaaaaatctgtaaGGTACAGTGGCGTATTGTTGTGAAAGCTAGAAAAGAAGGAGGCCTCGGGTTGGGTTctttaatgtcaaaaaatatatccatgCTTTTCAAATGGATATGGAGGCTAAACTTACCAGACCATGCCTTATGGAAACAGGTAACAACCCATTTTTACTCCCCAACTTTCAAGAATGGAATCCCAAAATTGCATGGTCATATTTCCCCATTTTGGAAAGACGTTTTGTCAATCTTGGATCCAAACAGTGTCATCGGCTTAGTATTGcgtgaaaacattaaattcaagaTTGGAGATGGATCCTCCATCCTTTTCTGGTCTAACGTGTGGATAGGATCAAATGCTTTACGTAGCATTTTCCCTAAGCTTTACCAAATTTCTACTTTTCGGAATGGTTTGGTTAATGAGATGGGTCAATGGGTGAATGATCAATGGCGATGGAATTTGGTTTGGCGTAGGAAGCTCTTATCTTATGAAGAGCAACAATACCATCATTTGCTCTCAATGCTGGAGCCAACGATAATTCGACAAGGAAAAAATGACAAACTTATATGGTTATGCAATTCTGATGGAAGCTTCTCAGTTAAATCGTGTTGCACCCTAATTAACAATACTTCCTCTGCGACTGATAGAGTCTTTGAAGCCAATGTTTGGATTAAAGGGGCCCCTCCAAAAGTTCAGGTGTTTCTCTGGTTGGCAGTACAGGACAAAGTTAGTACAAGAGCTTTTCTCCATCAACGGACTGTTTTGTCTGCCACACAAGCTTCATGTGTCTTTTGCAGCTCAAATTTGGAAACCTCAGAGCATCTTTTTATACATTGTAACTTTTCTAGGAGTGTTTGGATGAAAGTTTTGGATTGGTGGGGTATCCAATGTTGTTTACCGAGAACAATTGACTTGCTGCTTCTGCAGTGGCCCGAAATGGTATATGGCAAATTCCAAAGATCAGCTTGGAGATTAATTTCAAGTAGTACTATTTGGGGTATATGGTTGCTgaggaacaaaattgtttttgaggagggaactataaacttgtttgattgtttctccaccatccttcatcgggttgctatttggttgcgttctcaagattcaaacttcaattatacaggaaatgacctcttaagatcttctgatggcatcaaattatggtgtaataagaaatcttaggtagtcttcttgttgtttgctgtagtagatcagttttttttttttttttttatctcttgtatttctttttggCTATTCGCTTTATGGCCTTCTCAATATACTCtcgatgattatatataaaaaaagactagTCCCCCTAGGGTCttacctcctcctcctccttattattattatggatttGTCCCCCTAGGGTCTTCCCACCTTATTAAGTGACTTTATGGGCCTAAACTagctaattaatttctaatatattgtaatatgaaattttatttcacaatttaaaatattataaaatcatagtttttaaacccaattTAGGATCAACCCGAGATAATTTCTAGGTTTCATGTTAGATGAGTTAACTCGAGTGATTCCCGATCAacccagatttttttattttataaaaaagcaaaaataacatcattttaaaaaaattaaaaaaaattaatgagtttTGACTAGGTTTTTTTTGAGTTGACTGAGTCACGAGTCAACTTGAGTTTTTGACCGAGATATTCCAGGTCAATtatccttctattttttattgaaacccTGCCCAACTTAATTAGTATATAATTAAGTAGAAAACTATAGGgcgttgatttttttcatgtggaAGATTGCATTGTTCATCCTCTCACACATTACGGTGGATGAATtgtgtaattgtttttgttttttctatttttgataaggaaaataatatataaatatatttttcatactaGAATTTTATACAAATTGATATGTCAATTAATTAGCAGTAAAATATgggtttttataaataataaataataaataattgatgtctattaaatgaaaaattaccCTAActgttttagagttttttttactttattttattttaaaaacattacaaTCTACATTtggtaatttaattaaatgtaaaaTACCTATGCTCATTgtggaaacaaaaataaaactttttataactttttactcatttggtaatttaattcaatttccaAGGATTATAGAgtaagaagaaagaaagcagTTGGACGTAAATAGAactttttataatgaatttgaGATTAGCTATGAGATTtcgttttgttttagattttactcttttttttttgttgaatttgtttcTTAATAAAGTTTAGTAAATTAATCATTAAATTAGGCATAGAAAgctgtaattgaaaaaaaacatattggaggatgaaaataaataataagatacAGGCTACTCTGAATAttgatagtttattttataaaagattttaaagtgTGAAGTCTAACTTGAAGGAAAGCTGATTTTGGAACTCTCCTCGTCGTCGGGGTAAAAGTTGCTTTCTTACATTACATAAACACCTCCCTTGCAGTAATTACTGTGTTTTAACaattaagaatatttatttgtcattgaCTATAAAGAGCACCTCTGGCATCCTGAggaaagagagaggaagagtTGGTCTTACGTTAGCAATACTTCAATCTCGCCAGTGAATAATGTAAGTAAATGTTGATCACTCGTCATGTCTCACGCCCTGCCGATATTTAaacagtgtttttttagttcatgAATCAGACTTTTCTCTTGTAACCTCTTCAACACTCATTTAAGTACTAACTTTCAAAAAAACCTCACCGGCCATCTAAGTTTACACCTCCGAGCTGTAATTGGATGGACATATTCAGACAACCAGCACACAAGGAGACAGCTTCAAGTCAAGCCTAGTGTGGTTATACATTTTATAAGTACCCATTAAAGCTTTGTTTCTATTATTCTTCGGTCTTTTGCATGTAAGAGTAGAGAAAGAGCATCGCTGAAATTTGggtgtagagagagaaagttactATTTTTATCCCTTTTAATCACTTAAAAAGTTGATTTTAATACCCACGAAATTcatttgatgaaaagatggtagttgttagaaattttaatattgtctAAAAAGTAGATCCAagtcaaagaagaaaaatctagcccagtttgattttatatttttagaatatttttcgGGTTTCTTAGGTTGATAAATTAGTTTCTAAATATtcttaaggtgtttttttaggagttaaaatgagttaaaaataaatttttagggtAAAAAACTTTTTACCCCGATTTTCTAGCCATCATATAATGGCTATAATTTGAGCAAACAAACaatatgttatttaattatttaaaaaaattaaaaaatatattaggcTCAAGCGCTTGGGCTTGAGCGGGGGCTCTAGCTCTTTTTTTAAAGACTCACATGTCTTTTCTATgctttttttataacaatttttttattttatatttagatataaaataattttttaaaaaatattattagatctGGTTGAATCTACGACTCGGACCTTAGGTTCAATAGGTTTAGCCATAACTtctaggtattttttttcttttatttttctttggttatttattgctttttttgtttgtcattttAAGACTTTGTTacaatgatctatttttttatatttaaattaaaataaaaaatacaatatcacCGTATGTTATcatttagattaaaatattatgccaaattttgttattttagttCCATGTGCTTATCCTGGCAAAGACTAAAATTAAAGGGTCTTTTCTATAGTAGAAAGCATTATGCGCATATACACACAAATTACTGTGGAAGACCATAATTTTTTCCCTGTTGTTGCATGAATCTCAAAACAAGGGACGGAGAAagaacgggaaaaaaaaaaaaaaaaaaggttatcaTAGCCATGTTGGGAGTATGACGTTGACACACGTTGCCTTTGGAGAAAGAGTCCAATGAGACAATTCTGTcgtcgcaaaaaaaaaaaaaaaaaaaaaccattatcaaGTCATGGAGGAGGCTGCACGTGTCCACTTAACTTTAGTGGTCTTGCTGGATCAACCGAGTTTTtagttgcttttatttttttataaactcaaCTCAGTTCCAACTCCCGGGTTGACTTGCCGggttggattttaaaactatacatCAAACACAATCAGGTAAAATACTTGTGTTGAAAGATCAAATATCGTAATCTacatttgtttttagattttttaaaatttatttttagttatcatttatattttatttatttgtttacatATATaactattaatttatttaattagatacatgttttttggtttacatttaaaattttttatgtaaaaatccATGTCTAAAAAATTtgcatattcaattttttaatgaaaaaaaggtaCTTATATATCCTGTAATGGAGCGCGAATCAAATAGTTTATtatatgttaaatattttttattaataaatattttttacaaaacgAACAACCCTAACACTCATCTActattcttctctctttttttcaacctTCTCTTTCTCGTGTGAACCCGACCTTATTAATACTTCAATTTTGTGCAGCTAAACAAACACGAAAATATACTCCTGGTAATTAAGTTTTGATGagagaattgaaatttgaacaGTAACATTGTTCAATGAACTTCGCTTGAAATTAATGCTGGGAAACTATATTTAATGGatccagaaagaaagaaagagactcCCTTCGGAAACGAGAAATTGAAGACGCGTGGAAATAGTAACTCCACGCTACTTATATAAAGCAACCCCATGctgacaattttaaaaattaaacaaacttgAAGGTATCTCCATCGTTGCCTCTGGTACCTCGCAGTTTCCCCCCACTTCCCTCTTTGATTCCTTGCTTTAGTTTCCAGAAGTTTATTATCTGGTGAACAAGAAGGTGGGTGCAACAATGGCTCTAGGATCAAATAAGCTTGAAGCTGCAGGCAAGAAAAATCGTAGGAACCAGAGGTTGCTTCCTCCCGTTAGAGGACAAATAAAGCGCCGAATACTTGCTTGCTTCATGAGGAACATCAAGCTTGGGAGCCAAAATTCCCTGAAGTTTCTTTTGGGCAAGTGTGGTCATCCATCCGAGCTAAGCTAGCTAGATGGTTTGCAGTTGCTTACACTTGTTCCCGCATCACACACACGAACACACAGTTTCATCATGATGCAAACTTGTTATTCTCGTGTGCAAAGTTTTGTTGCAGATTGAGAGATGACAAGATAGTGCAGCTGATGAACAagtagaattatttttaaatgagtgCTAGAGCTCGGAAGTTATGAGAGGAAAGTTCTGTTTTGACGTTTGAAAGCGTTATGCATTTTTTCTACATAATTAGTGCATGTTCTTAATCTTCGGTATTTCTTTTGTTAACATATGTAGATGAAATTCTATTGCCTCACAAGATTTCTGTCACAAGTTGTGGTTGTTGCAGTTTGCAGTAACATAtccaggattaataacaatcacagcaatattaacaaaagctaaTTCGGGAGAGAAAAACATTGTTCGTCGTTGTAAGaggatttattatttattggaatAATGTAATGATTTTATCCTTTCCAGTAAAAAATCAATGGATTAATTATTGGggataatatgatttttttacaagGTTCATTAATCATTATTAGATTGATCAGAAACAACGAACTAAGTTACACTTAaagcaaaatttatttaactggCTTCTAGAAGCTTTTTTGAATcttcactttttaaaatataataaaatgactaaattatccttaaaagcaaaaaaaatttaacctgagtccaagggttttttttgtattttcatcttggttttttagttataatcaagttgattgagggacaatttgatattttaataaatataaaatattatttaaaaactaaaagaggctACCGCATACATTGCATGCATtagttttttctctccttattttCTTTCACCTCCACGATTTTGATGCATGACCCTCTAAATTTTCAAAGTagctctttaatttatttttccttcatatttggtccttattcttttgattgctatttgttttatttgaaataatttaaaaaattgaaggcATGTCTCATCTATCTTAAACGTGTTTGATTAAAGGGatgaagataaaaacataaaataaatttatctccaaaataatttttaaataaatttatatcttttcaaaatataaaagattagGGGAATGTCTCCTCTATGTtagttatctttattttttttaattttaatatagtaaTCAAACACTACATTATTCTTCTTTACACGAGTGATTTAtgtcaataaaatgaaaatttgaattttgataatATTGCTATTGTAATCATATGGACAAATCAAAGTCTAGGAAACCAGGAAAGTATTAAAGGGAGAAAAGGCTTCGTCTTAGAGTCTCTAATGGGCTTTTCATACTAATGGGCCTATCATAATTATGGGCCTAACAGAAGGGAGGACTTAATGTGATGGATATTTGTTTGACAGATAGATGGCCCATGTTTAATGCTAAACAGAAGTGTTTACTTGTAAATCCTTCCATTTAGCATGGATGGGCCATCTGAAGCATGGGGATTAATTCGAAAATATTCTCATAAAATTGTACTTTGTATATATCTTTgacctataaaataaaataaaataaagctagATTAGTCACGATCAGTTCCTAgtctcataaattaaatatattctttGAATGAATGATTTAATCTTAACCaatattttgttataattgatatatatccatttaaagtatattatttattaaattttctgAATGTACGTACTTGattaaagaattaaagaaaacttaatattaatcaaaatataaactcGTTATAAGATATGAtccattatctttttttaaaaaggtgtgtatatatatataaaattttatctttattgtcTAGAAGACCTGCGATATATATAGACatttaaatagtaaaaacatTGTTTAATTTGGAAAATCTTTCTGCTCAGATACTTGTGGTGTGAACACCAGAAGACCTTCAAAAAATGTCAAAGTCCACCGACACTTGCCATgcaatttctctcttttgtttgtttctcttttggAAAATTCTTCCACAACGCTAGGTTTTGCCATCTCATTGGTAGAACTTTTTTGTCACGGCAACAGCGCTTCTGTATATAAGAAAGTAAACTCTAATGCATGAAACATcacaaacaagaagaaaatatattgaCACTTGCCTTTGGTAGCTAATTAAGCCCTCCTCCCTCTTTGGCTCTTCTTGTTTTGTTCCTCGTAGCCggcattttaatttcttgccGTTTTCTGAGCTCCAGTGAGTGACGACTGACCGATAATATATAAGATGATGGTTTTGCCGGCTCCAGGATCAAGCCAAGTACTTGAAGTGGTGGTGCCCAAAAGAGGAAGCAAAAATAAGAAACTGATTCCACCGATTAGAGGGCAAATCAAGCGGCATATTTTTGCTTGTTTCATGAAAAAGATGAAACTTTGGACACAGAATCTCTCCTGCAATACCAATGATCCCTCTTAGCTGCCAGCTTCTTTATCTTGCTCCGTCTGTGTCTCTCTCTCCTCCAGTATACTGAATCATGTAAGAAATATTGAATCTGCAATACTCTTATGTTTGCTAGTGTTAAGGTCTCGTTAGCTTTCCTTTTATCCATCCTATTTGTTGTCCCCAAAGCTAGCCGCCGGTATTCCTCTTCAACTTTACGATATATTTAAgtcaaataatctttttttcatgaGTTCATCGGAAGTTTTCTTTTCGTGTCCGTTCGAAGAATGTAGGGAGCAACCCGTGCACTTGCATCATGGCTAGCCTACACTAGCATATGCGACGGCTTTGTAacggaaggggaaaaaaatacttgaaaatggATAATACAACCCTATAAAAAGAGAAACGTACCGAAAGGATCAACGTCAGTGATCTTGCAGGAGTCGCCGTGCGGGACCTCTTGCCGTCTCCTTTTGTAattccaatataaaaaaaagaatgataaattttattattatttgacttgaatatatcatttaatttataacacTGTTTGATGTATACATGCAAATCTCCGTTATTCTTAAGTCTTTACGATGTCTGAGGAacgattttattatattttatatcacatCAGTTCAAAGTAAaggcatttttttaaattaatttcttaaacttATATCCATACTATAAGAGCACCTTTTGCATCTtgaggaaagagagagaggaagactTGGTCTTTCTGCGAAAGCATCTCGTAATAATGAGCTAATTATAGTGTCTTCCGTGTAGTTTTCAGACCCGATTCATTTCAAGATTCTGATTCCGGATTTTGATCGgattaatcaagttaatttgtttttttaattaaaacgatgttgttttagtaaaagaataaaaattaacgggttgcaaccgagtttttgaccgggtcaccagGTCAACCTGTCAGGTCAACCgtgtcacaccgggtttttcgttatcatttttttttcaacccggcccggtttcAGCCACGGGttgaccgggtcccgggtcaacccgccggaccgggtttcaaaactatagtaTTACGTTAGCAATACTTCAATCTCGCTGGTGAATGATGTAAATGTTGATCATTCTTTATTTCTCAGACATTGGGGGTccatttagggtttttttttggttcatgaATCAGACATTTCTCTTGTAAccttttcaaaacttatttaaGTAATAACTTTCAAAGAAAACCTCACCGGCCATCTAAGTTAACACCTCAAAGCTGTAATTGGATGGACATATTCAGACAACTAGCACACAAGGGAATGAagcgggtttttttttttttgttgtcctcaattttttttttcatcgacTAAGTAATTGCTTCTTATTTGTTGACAAGGGGTAAATTTAAAAGGAGGACCAATGTGAAAAAAAAGCGCCTAAAATAGGTGGAGGGTTGAAGGTGGTGTGAAAAGTTCAATATAGTCctctaatttctaaaattatacctttttggtccctaaaaatatttttcaaatccaaATTTGGTACAaagctttgtttttattattctttggtCTTTGGTTTGTGAGAGTAAAGAGAGCATTGCTGAATTGttgtgtagagagagaaagtcattatTTTCGCCAATTCTGATCaccaaaaacattgattttggtATCTATGAAATTCATTTGATGAAAAACGTTTGATGGTGGTTATAAGactaaaacaaaaactttaatatttccCCTCATTTTAAGACTTTGttagcaataatattttttatatatttaacttaaaataataaaaaaaatacaatttcactATATGTTATcatttagattaaaatattatgcctaattttactattttagtTCCATGTGTATGTCCTGTAAaagactaaaattaaaagatcttTTCTACAGTAGAAAGCATTATGCACATACACATAAATTATTGTGGACGactacaatttgtttttcttgttgttgCATGAATCTCGAAACAagggaggaaaaagaaaggaaagaaaaggttaTCGGAGCCATATTGGGAGTATGACGCTGACAAATGCTACCTTGGAAAAAAGAGCTCGATGAGACAATTTTGTCAGCACCAAAAAAGACCATCATCGAGTCACGGAGGACGCCGTCTGTGTCGTCTCAACCTTGGTGGTCACCTCATATGTTGGTTCTTGAAACACACattcaagtcaatttttttattcccccCAATTCTTTTATGCCATTTCAATTTAGTAACATATTtaacccttttcttttatttggcccttaattgttttataactcttcaatttaatcccaAGTTTCATCCAACCTATGGCTAATTAAGGCTCGATTAAGGCATAGCTGGGAAGACAGTAAgggatgagaaaagaaagagtcaTGTTGCCCAAACGGGTTACCGAATTAGGATCATGTCCATTATCCATGTTGTGAATTTCAtgggttaactcaagttaatcgGGATCAATACAATGTAACATATTTCTTAAAATCTCATCTCTAATtcttttataactttttaatttggttgCAAATTTAATCCAACCCAAGGTCAATTAAGACTCAATCAAGGCTTAACCGGGAAGATAAcaagggaaggaaaaaaaaaaagacagattgTTCAACCTGGTTACTCATTATGGTCACGTCCATTACCCGGATCATAAATTTCACTTGTTagcatagattttttttctttattcaataACCTTCGAGAATGAAAATTAACAAACATCATTTTATTCTCCAAATTAATTAGTGTAGTGTCTAAGGCTCTAAGCTATACTTTTCTtagcatttttcttttcatagtaataaaaaaaaattaacatatttaaaatacaaaatattcacTTGCCTTGTATATATAGATTTGCAAAAGATTTAAATGAATCATATTGTCAAAACAATCATCTTAgtgatttaaatataaaatttgcacAGACTGATActaatttgtattattatttaattttaattagaagaaaaaaaaacatgatgaaatttgaatttatgattctaatataaagttaaaaagTTATTCCAATccaagaatttaatttattatacaagATTACGATATATGATTTATAACgtttatattattagattaattattaGAATGAAATTATAAGAAGATAATCCAACAATGTTACACCTCCCTAATAAAACTAAAGTAAGGTTTGGATGAAATGAACGCGTTGAAGTTGCATGATTAGGAGTGTGGGgcatcattaaattaattacaagaAGATTAATTAAAGAGGCAGGCATTCAATGTCTTTTCCCAATAGAGTGAGTCAGGCTTGTTTTGTCTCACTAGTCGAGCACGAGTAAGACTTTATGTTCCTCAGCCATGGCCGACGACTTTACTGGTTCGTTCAAGGAGATTTGTTCAACATTTTATTCACTATGTTGAGAAGAAATATTAATTCTGAGAAAGTCTCCTCTTGATTTATAATATGTTACAGATACATTGATAAGTGGACCTACCTGCGCCACAACTTCCATAATTTGATCTTGTTGGAATATTTTCAtaagaataaatttatatcaGTTTTCAGTCGAAgtcaaaatattaaaacctattaattgatttaatagaCCTATTAACATTCTTAATGggtatcatagttattaaattagGTTAGGTTTGACGTGTTAGTTTAGAAAATTCAGGATACAAAACCTTGGTAGGACTGAGTTTTTAATTCAATTGAGTCAAACATTGATCTtatcaaaacaattagaaaattcAGGGGATACAAAACCTTGGTAGGACTGAGTTTTTAATTCAATTGAGTCAAACATTGATCTTATCAAACCAGTTAACcttgataaaattaatagttaggagaaaaaaaaaacactacaagatttcacagttttaccgacagaaaaaTTTCGTCGGTctatgattagaagttcgtcggtgatttttttaccgacgtcatcaccgacggaatacgtccgccggctttaccttcgtcggtgattccccattccgtcggtattttagtcggaaaaacaaaaaaaacatttaccgacggttttacagacggaacgtGCGcgcccaaaaaaaaagattcccgcttgaaatataccgacggattttcattccgtcggtgaagttacaattaccgacggaaaatagcCGTCGTTAAATCGGTCGGTgaatgtatgaaataccgacggaatatttccgtctgTAACTTCGTCGGTAATGGTagaagctactgttaaatggcgacggaataattccgtcggtaattctgtcggtgaaagtttaaaataccgaccgaattcatccgtcggtgaaatccttggtaatagtttttttcttaatttgtttttaaaaaattatttaggatatataatataaaactatataaattaattgttatacaaaccaattatgcaaataaaatttttattaaacataaaaaaaaaacaaagttaaataatattcattacaaagaaaaataataaatgaagttttaaaggtaaataatgttgattacaaattaatataaagatgatggagcttgaggaggaggaggagatcctggcggaggctggtggttatacggccaaaaaggattaggcgcacatgttccgctatttgacaatttcataatcatttcgtaaagctggtcat is part of the Populus trichocarpa isolate Nisqually-1 chromosome 7, P.trichocarpa_v4.1, whole genome shotgun sequence genome and encodes:
- the LOC127905524 gene encoding uncharacterized protein LOC127905524, with translation MWRQKSRQIWCRLGDRNTRFFHLVANFRRAKNHLLKVVHNGSVVEGLPVIKDAAVNFFSNLFRSPDRFRIGLGPVGFKTLSSSSSASLERDITLEELKQSVWDCDGSKSPGPDGFNFKFYSLAWNFIADDLLDLAKNFFKTGRLPKGVNHAYVHLIPKIASLVGFKDFRPLSLIHGIYKIMAKVLSSRLKAVMHDLISENQTAFLAGRKIIDGFLVANEAVHSLKRHRVPSLIFKVDFHKAFDSVQWDYLEQVMRHMGFGEKWINWINTCISTAKLSVLINGSPSKEFLMGRGIRQGDPLSPFLFLIAAEGLSVLFQRAASNDLFKCIPFGDSFCLSHLQYADDTLIFVPANLHMVKTVKRILLWFAICSGMPLGSNPKRLSTWKPIIENFRRKLSMWRGRMLSMAGRICLIKSVLSSLPVTTHFYSPTFKNGIPKLHGHISPFWKDVLSILDPNSVIGLVLRENIKFKIGDGSSILFWSNVWIGSNALRSIFPKLYQISTFRNGLVNEMGQWVNDQWRWNLVWRRKLLSYEEQQYHHLLSMLEPTIIRQGKNDKLIWLCNSDGSFSVKSCCTLINNTSSATDRVFEANVWIKGAPPKVQVFLWLAVQDKFPEVYYLVNKKVGATMALGSNKLEAAGKKNRRNQRLLPPVRGQIKRRILACFMRNIKLGSQNSLKFLLGKCGHPSELS